A section of the Delphinus delphis chromosome 1, mDelDel1.2, whole genome shotgun sequence genome encodes:
- the LOC132413017 gene encoding armadillo-like helical domain containing protein 1: protein MPSYLLTQSSANRKSQGTNAPLPSPTNELIKDLVNYDMCPALLKGLVALLKPSFKETSKQQSQIVSDSSVLQLSTHLPWFLQQAAAANATGILARGNTSLAEEMLHLRVVHSLMAAMGNTDHSNGQRQASLTLEYFVQLFPVVEEHVRRSMGEELYKLFRGNAEDLYRRIDSTQADILAANEVNVTKELHLSGLSDSTMSSYFGHCNQGQVAYITHFQREAVGEKEQQSLQGKPGSPGCVAGMPGRRKEPGPSSG from the exons atGCCGTCATACCTGCTCACACAGTCCTCGGCTAACAGGAAGTCCCAAGGCACCAACG CGCCCCTGCCTTCCCCAACCAACGAGCTGATCAAGGACCTGGTCAACTACGACATGTGCCCGGCGCTGCTCAAGGGCCTCGTGGCGCTGCTGAAACCGTCCTTCAAGGAGACCAGCAAACAGCAGTCCCAGATCGTCAGCG ACTCTTCGGTTCTGCAGCTCAGCACCCACCTGCCGTGGTTCTTGCAGCAGGCCGCGGCCGCCAACGCCACCGG GATCCTGGCGCGAGGCAACACGAGCCTGGCCGAGGAGATGCTGCACCTGCGCGTGGTGCACAGCCTCATGGCCGCCATGGGCAACACGGACCACAGCAACGGCCAGCGGCAGGCCAGCCTCACGCTAGAG TACTTTGTGCAGTTATTCCCAGTGGTGGAGGAGCACGTGCGCAGGTCCATGGGGGAGGAACTCTACAAGCTCTTCCGT GGCAACGCCGAGGACTTGTACAGGAGAATAGATAGCACTCAGGCGGACATCTTGGCGGCCAACGAAGTCAATGTCACCAAAG AGCTGCATCTCAGTGGCCTCTCCGACAGCACCATGAGCTCTTACTTTGGCCATTGTAATCAGGGTCAGGTGGCCTACATCACACACTTCCAGAGGGAGGCTGTGGGAGAAAAGGAGCAACAGAGCCTCCAAGGCAAGCCAGGAAGCCCAGGCTGTGTGGCAGGGATGCCTGGCAGAAGGAAGGAGCCAGGGCCAAGCTCCGGTTGA